Proteins from a genomic interval of Bifidobacterium longum subsp. infantis ATCC 15697 = JCM 1222 = DSM 20088:
- a CDS encoding ABC transporter permease, with product MTRYRALTNVLLRYDLRDWATLIFTFLFPAGLLVALVLTMGDSIEGMDLTGPISANVMAFGAAFVGIFAGATHLALWRENGMFVVLRSFPISSNTVIAAQATAGMIFLITQALALFGIAMALGMTPEATAPIALLPLILGFLLFFMLGVLVGIILPSMAGVSMAAVAIIIPLGMIGGAMMPIEMLPSWAQTAAPYTPIYHMREAVTMPLIGEGTWGDVGIGLGYLVAVTAILTLMAQRAMKWK from the coding sequence ATGACCAGATACCGCGCATTAACCAATGTCCTTCTTCGCTACGACCTACGCGACTGGGCGACCCTTATCTTTACGTTCCTCTTCCCGGCGGGCCTACTCGTTGCGCTCGTGTTGACGATGGGTGACAGTATCGAAGGAATGGACCTCACCGGGCCGATCAGCGCGAATGTCATGGCCTTCGGCGCGGCCTTCGTGGGAATCTTCGCGGGCGCCACCCACCTTGCGCTGTGGCGCGAAAACGGAATGTTCGTCGTCCTACGGAGCTTCCCCATCTCCTCAAACACGGTCATTGCCGCACAGGCGACGGCGGGCATGATCTTCCTGATAACGCAGGCCCTTGCCCTCTTCGGCATCGCGATGGCACTCGGCATGACTCCGGAGGCGACCGCGCCGATTGCACTCCTGCCCTTGATCCTGGGCTTCCTGCTTTTCTTCATGCTTGGGGTACTCGTCGGAATCATTCTGCCGTCGATGGCCGGCGTCTCCATGGCAGCGGTCGCCATCATCATCCCCTTGGGAATGATCGGTGGAGCCATGATGCCGATTGAGATGCTTCCGAGCTGGGCGCAGACGGCTGCACCGTACACTCCGATCTACCACATGCGCGAGGCCGTGACGATGCCGCTCATTGGCGAGGGGACGTGGGGTGACGTTGGAATTGGGCTCGGCTATCTGGTCGCTGTGACCGCGATACTCACGTTGATGGCGCAGCGAGCGATGAAGTGGAAGTAG
- a CDS encoding alpha-mannosidase, with translation MFLKPEQQLERCKRIVRQRVDPHIHPSIAQLAVESFDIPGEPMPTGEFFAKLNGGDIDFKPFTLGSEWGTTWGTVWFRLTGTVPAGYPKGKPLELILDLGWYPHSCGGHIEGLVYRADGTAIKAVHPLNYWVPFMDAEGNAQVPVAEDGSFTLYLEAASNPLLLGVPPFIETELGDHATGKPDEPYVFKSADLTEFDARFENYSVDLDVVSSLMEFADKQSPRYWQLAKALQRSLNAYDERNSESVEAARAALAGVLAKPANASAMNVSAIGHAHIDSAWLWPVRETRRKVARTVSNALVLMDADPDFKYAMSSAQQYAWLEEDHPDIFKRMKQRIEEGRFIPVGGMWVEADGMLPAGESLIRQIAYGRKYFKEHLGVEPKGVWLPDSFGYTGAWPQIARRAGYEWFLTQKISWNDTTKFPHHSFMWEGIDGSRIFTHFPPADTYAAWCKVQELDYAEKNFQDKDLADISLLLFGFGDGGGGPTRNMMEHLHRYENLEGVSKVSVEEPNDFFDKAHQQLAENAGPEMPVWKGELYLELHRGALTSQQDMKRGCRQEESLLRTVEYLGAAAVLSDPEYVYPREELDRIWKTLLLNQFHDILPGSAIAWVHREAREDYRRDLKRLAEIAQDMCAVLRKANPQADLLAEARISQFRNDGASWRASRINEPTNALSVLTQALENGRVLLANGVLSVTIEADGTISSLLDEEHGRELVPAGTRLGQYELLKDEPAVWDAWEIERESLLMANAMTGSIESVDTENGAARVRVRTADDDTVITTTITLRPGSHTLDFHADIDWHERERFLKVDLPLGIVADQATYDCQYGLVRRPIVKNTASDEAKYESSTNRFALIGDAGYAAAVINGSVYGSDATPISGNAAEGRDSGTMFRLSLLSAPTFPDPRTDIGAHEFDWSVVANATVGSALDAACALNAPTLHDMPDLAPLASIESANGTVVLDWIELADDGSGDLIVRAYEAAGGRADATLHVCPALAGASVHETNVLEGDDLAADLPVALQDGTQNAEGATLHFGPFQLATLRVTR, from the coding sequence ATGTTCCTGAAACCTGAACAGCAACTGGAACGGTGCAAGCGCATCGTGCGCCAGCGCGTGGACCCTCATATCCACCCATCGATCGCACAGCTCGCGGTGGAGTCCTTTGACATTCCCGGAGAGCCGATGCCCACTGGCGAGTTCTTCGCGAAGCTCAATGGAGGTGACATCGATTTCAAGCCGTTTACGCTCGGCAGCGAATGGGGCACCACATGGGGCACGGTCTGGTTCCGCCTGACCGGTACTGTGCCGGCCGGCTACCCGAAAGGCAAGCCGCTGGAGCTCATCCTCGACCTTGGCTGGTACCCGCACTCCTGCGGCGGCCATATCGAGGGCCTCGTCTACCGTGCCGACGGCACCGCCATCAAAGCCGTACACCCGCTCAACTATTGGGTGCCGTTCATGGATGCCGAGGGCAACGCGCAAGTGCCGGTCGCCGAAGACGGCAGCTTCACCCTGTACCTCGAAGCCGCCAGCAACCCGCTGCTGCTCGGCGTGCCTCCGTTCATTGAGACCGAACTGGGCGACCATGCCACCGGCAAGCCGGACGAGCCGTACGTATTCAAGTCCGCCGATCTGACCGAATTCGATGCCCGTTTCGAGAACTACTCCGTGGATCTCGACGTGGTGAGCTCCCTGATGGAATTCGCCGACAAGCAGTCGCCGCGCTACTGGCAACTCGCCAAAGCATTGCAGCGTTCGCTGAACGCCTACGACGAGCGTAACTCCGAATCCGTGGAAGCCGCGCGCGCAGCACTCGCCGGCGTGCTGGCCAAGCCGGCCAATGCCTCGGCCATGAACGTCAGCGCCATCGGCCACGCGCATATCGACTCCGCATGGCTGTGGCCGGTGCGCGAGACCCGCCGCAAGGTGGCCCGCACCGTATCCAACGCATTGGTGCTGATGGACGCCGACCCCGACTTCAAATACGCGATGAGCTCCGCCCAGCAGTACGCTTGGCTGGAAGAGGATCATCCGGACATCTTCAAACGCATGAAGCAGCGCATCGAAGAAGGTCGGTTCATCCCGGTCGGTGGCATGTGGGTGGAAGCCGATGGCATGCTGCCCGCCGGCGAATCGCTGATTCGCCAGATTGCATATGGCCGCAAATACTTCAAGGAACATCTCGGTGTGGAGCCCAAGGGCGTATGGCTGCCGGACAGCTTCGGCTACACCGGCGCATGGCCGCAGATCGCCCGCCGTGCCGGGTACGAATGGTTCCTCACGCAGAAGATCTCGTGGAACGATACCACCAAGTTCCCTCACCACTCGTTCATGTGGGAAGGCATCGACGGCTCGCGCATCTTCACCCACTTCCCACCGGCGGATACCTATGCCGCTTGGTGCAAGGTCCAGGAACTCGATTACGCCGAGAAGAACTTCCAGGACAAGGATCTCGCCGACATCTCGCTTCTGCTCTTCGGTTTCGGTGATGGCGGCGGCGGCCCCACGCGCAACATGATGGAGCACCTGCACCGCTACGAGAACCTCGAAGGCGTTTCCAAGGTGAGCGTCGAAGAGCCGAATGACTTCTTCGACAAGGCGCATCAGCAGCTTGCAGAGAACGCCGGCCCAGAAATGCCCGTCTGGAAGGGCGAGCTGTATCTCGAACTGCACCGTGGCGCCTTGACCTCGCAGCAGGACATGAAACGCGGCTGTCGCCAAGAGGAATCGCTGTTGCGCACGGTCGAATACCTGGGCGCAGCCGCCGTGTTGTCCGATCCGGAGTACGTCTACCCGCGCGAGGAGCTGGACCGCATATGGAAGACGCTGCTGCTGAACCAGTTCCACGACATCCTGCCCGGCTCGGCCATCGCATGGGTGCACCGCGAAGCCCGCGAGGACTATCGCCGCGACCTGAAGCGTCTCGCTGAAATCGCCCAAGACATGTGCGCCGTGCTGCGCAAGGCCAACCCGCAGGCCGACTTGCTCGCCGAAGCCCGCATCAGCCAGTTCCGTAATGACGGCGCGTCTTGGCGTGCCAGCCGCATCAACGAACCGACCAACGCGCTTTCCGTACTGACCCAGGCATTGGAGAACGGCCGTGTACTGCTGGCCAACGGCGTACTGTCCGTCACCATCGAGGCCGACGGTACAATCTCGTCACTGCTTGACGAGGAGCATGGCCGTGAACTGGTTCCGGCCGGCACCCGATTGGGCCAATACGAACTGTTGAAGGACGAACCCGCCGTTTGGGATGCGTGGGAGATCGAACGCGAATCCCTGCTCATGGCGAATGCCATGACCGGATCAATCGAATCGGTCGATACCGAAAACGGTGCGGCACGAGTCCGCGTGCGTACCGCCGACGATGACACCGTCATCACCACCACCATCACGTTGCGCCCCGGTTCGCACACGCTCGATTTCCACGCCGACATTGACTGGCATGAACGTGAACGCTTCCTCAAAGTCGATTTGCCGCTGGGTATCGTGGCCGATCAGGCGACATACGACTGCCAGTATGGTCTGGTCCGCCGCCCAATTGTCAAAAACACCGCATCCGACGAAGCCAAGTATGAGAGCAGCACGAACCGCTTCGCCCTTATCGGCGACGCCGGTTACGCGGCGGCCGTCATCAACGGATCGGTGTACGGGTCCGATGCCACGCCGATCTCCGGGAACGCCGCCGAAGGTCGTGACTCGGGCACCATGTTCCGACTGTCGCTGCTCTCCGCGCCGACCTTCCCCGACCCGCGCACCGATATCGGTGCGCATGAGTTCGACTGGTCCGTGGTGGCCAACGCCACGGTGGGCAGTGCGCTTGACGCCGCTTGCGCACTCAACGCACCGACGCTTCATGACATGCCCGACTTGGCGCCGCTCGCCTCGATCGAGTCAGCAAACGGCACCGTGGTGTTGGACTGGATAGAGCTGGCCGACGATGGCTCCGGAGACCTGATTGTGCGCGCCTATGAGGCGGCCGGCGGCAGGGCCGATGCCACGCTGCATGTCTGCCCGGCGCTCGCAGGCGCTTCGGTGCATGAGACCAACGTGTTGGAAGGCGACGATCTGGCCGCCGACCTGCCGGTCGCGCTGCAAGACGGCACACAGAACGCCGAAGGCGCCACACTGCACTTCGGCCCGTTCCAGCTCGCCACCCTGCGCGTCACGCGCTGA
- a CDS encoding alpha-mannosidase has translation MFLLPNQQLERCDRVMQQRVKPHIHTTLAACTLRSFHNPGEPVPSSEFLAKVRNGQVPFEPFRVPGVWGTTWGTTWGTTWFEVNGHIDMAAVKGRKVELMVDLGWLDHRGPGFQSEGLVYRADGTAIKSANPRNHWIPLVYADGSSTVELDEHGDFTVYIEAAANPFVEGPTPFSPTELGEEATGTCDFPYTLSRMDVTIFNEDVFAYYMDLETVSSLIRELKDDDPRYWQLAKALQRSLNIYDERDLETVSAARAALAGVLAEPAASSAINHIAIGHAHIDSAWLWPVRETRRKVARTVSNVLALMDEDPDFTYAMSSAQQYAWLEEEHPDLFARMKRRIAEGRFIPVGGMWVESDNMIPAGESLVRQITFGRRYFKEHLGVTPRGIWLPDSFGYTGSWPQIARRAGFDWFLTQKISWNDTTKFPHHSFMWEGIDGSRILTHFPPSDTYCSWMSMHELMYSQSNFLDKDLSRNAILLYGFGDGGGGPTREMTARIRRDHDLAGAPKIEFGTPDQLFDRVRKDIVDDAQGETPVFKGELYLELHRATLTTQQDMKRGCRQEESMLRVAEYLCAVARIKNPDYVYPREELDRIWKTLLLNQFHDILPGSAIAWVHRQARAEYERDIARLDGIILDAGRAIAAVNHDAAIIADAMIVPYSRRAEDAWVVRPASALAEDGATTGARVAVGHDGDALVLDNGRLHVRIEADGTVSSLVDQRNGRELVPAGTRLGRYEMLKDEPSHWDAWDVQRDAFRTASPLAEASIESLDETGCGGVVVHAVARSEGVDIRTSITLNPGSATMDFAADVDWHAVEKFLKVDMPISVQAMNAQYECQYGLVERPIAKNTRGDEAKFESCTHRFVRIADAGYAAAVVNASTYGSDVSPIHAAAAHGAGRGTMVRLSLLSAPLYPDPHTDQGAHSFAWSLVADADMNAVLDEAARLNSPVIGELPDMAPLVSLADATGVIVLDWIKLADDGSSDLIVRLYEAAGGNATATLRLDSALMGSDASVREVNIMESAELDAELPRALAGDEPVPADGAVIALAPFQLATLRIRR, from the coding sequence ATGTTTCTTCTGCCCAATCAGCAGTTGGAGCGCTGCGACCGCGTCATGCAGCAGCGTGTCAAACCGCATATCCACACCACACTCGCCGCATGCACCTTGCGTTCGTTCCACAATCCCGGCGAACCGGTGCCCTCCAGTGAATTTCTAGCCAAAGTGCGCAACGGCCAAGTGCCCTTCGAACCTTTCCGCGTTCCCGGCGTCTGGGGCACCACATGGGGCACCACATGGGGCACCACATGGTTCGAGGTGAACGGCCACATCGACATGGCGGCGGTCAAAGGACGAAAAGTCGAACTCATGGTAGACCTCGGCTGGCTCGATCACCGCGGCCCCGGATTCCAATCCGAGGGACTTGTCTATCGTGCCGACGGCACCGCCATCAAATCCGCGAACCCACGCAACCACTGGATTCCACTCGTCTACGCGGACGGTAGCAGCACTGTCGAACTCGATGAGCATGGCGACTTCACCGTCTATATCGAAGCCGCCGCCAACCCATTCGTCGAAGGCCCCACCCCGTTCTCACCCACCGAACTCGGCGAAGAGGCCACCGGCACCTGTGACTTCCCATACACACTGAGTCGTATGGACGTCACCATCTTCAACGAAGACGTGTTCGCCTACTACATGGATCTGGAAACCGTCTCCTCGCTGATTCGTGAGCTCAAAGACGACGACCCACGCTACTGGCAGCTCGCCAAAGCACTGCAACGCTCCCTGAACATCTACGATGAACGCGACTTGGAAACCGTGTCGGCAGCCCGTGCGGCGCTCGCCGGCGTGCTTGCTGAACCGGCCGCCTCCAGCGCAATCAACCACATCGCCATCGGCCACGCGCATATCGACTCCGCATGGCTGTGGCCGGTGCGCGAAACCCGGCGCAAGGTGGCCCGTACCGTATCCAACGTGCTGGCTTTGATGGACGAAGACCCGGACTTCACGTATGCGATGAGTTCCGCCCAACAGTACGCATGGCTGGAAGAGGAGCATCCCGACCTGTTCGCACGAATGAAGCGGCGCATCGCCGAGGGCCGCTTCATCCCGGTCGGCGGCATGTGGGTCGAATCCGACAACATGATTCCCGCGGGCGAATCATTGGTGCGGCAGATCACGTTCGGCCGCCGATATTTCAAGGAGCATCTCGGCGTCACGCCGCGTGGCATCTGGCTACCGGACAGTTTCGGCTACACCGGCTCCTGGCCGCAGATCGCCCGCCGTGCAGGATTCGACTGGTTCCTCACGCAGAAGATCTCGTGGAATGACACCACCAAGTTCCCTCACCACTCGTTCATGTGGGAAGGCATAGATGGCTCGCGTATTCTCACGCACTTCCCGCCTTCGGATACCTACTGCTCGTGGATGAGCATGCATGAGCTGATGTATTCGCAGAGCAACTTCCTGGACAAGGACCTCTCCCGTAACGCGATTCTGCTGTACGGCTTCGGCGATGGCGGTGGCGGCCCCACTCGTGAGATGACCGCGCGCATCCGCCGCGACCATGATCTCGCCGGCGCGCCGAAGATCGAATTCGGTACTCCCGACCAACTGTTCGACCGCGTGCGTAAGGATATCGTCGACGATGCGCAAGGAGAGACCCCGGTGTTCAAGGGCGAACTGTACCTTGAACTGCACCGTGCCACCCTCACCACCCAGCAGGACATGAAGCGCGGCTGCCGCCAGGAGGAGTCAATGCTGCGTGTCGCCGAATACCTGTGCGCCGTGGCCCGCATCAAGAACCCGGACTATGTCTATCCGCGCGAAGAGCTGGACCGCATATGGAAAACGCTGCTCCTGAACCAGTTCCACGACATCCTGCCCGGCTCGGCCATCGCGTGGGTGCATCGTCAGGCGCGGGCGGAATACGAGCGGGACATCGCCCGACTGGACGGGATCATCCTTGACGCGGGGCGCGCCATCGCGGCCGTGAACCACGATGCCGCGATCATCGCCGATGCCATGATCGTCCCGTATTCCCGGCGTGCCGAGGATGCGTGGGTGGTGCGTCCGGCGTCGGCGCTGGCCGAAGACGGTGCCACGACCGGGGCCCGGGTCGCCGTCGGTCATGACGGCGATGCGCTCGTGCTCGACAACGGCCGCCTGCACGTGCGCATCGAGGCCGACGGCACCGTTTCGTCGCTCGTCGATCAACGCAACGGCCGCGAACTGGTGCCGGCCGGCACCCGATTGGGCCGTTACGAGATGCTCAAGGACGAACCGTCCCACTGGGATGCCTGGGATGTCCAACGCGATGCGTTCCGCACCGCTTCCCCGCTCGCCGAAGCTTCGATCGAAAGTCTCGACGAGACCGGCTGCGGCGGGGTCGTCGTGCATGCCGTCGCACGCTCGGAGGGCGTCGATATTCGCACGTCCATCACCCTGAACCCGGGTTCGGCCACGATGGACTTCGCCGCCGACGTGGACTGGCACGCCGTCGAGAAGTTCCTCAAGGTGGATATGCCGATCAGCGTGCAGGCGATGAACGCGCAATACGAATGCCAGTACGGGCTGGTCGAACGTCCGATCGCCAAGAACACGCGCGGCGACGAGGCCAAATTCGAAAGCTGCACGCATCGTTTCGTGCGCATCGCCGACGCCGGCTATGCCGCGGCCGTGGTCAACGCCTCCACGTACGGATCCGATGTCAGTCCGATCCACGCCGCCGCGGCGCACGGCGCCGGCCGCGGCACCATGGTGCGGCTGTCGCTCCTGTCCGCGCCGCTGTACCCCGACCCACACACCGACCAAGGCGCACACTCCTTCGCATGGTCTCTGGTCGCTGACGCCGATATGAATGCGGTGCTGGACGAAGCGGCGCGACTCAACAGCCCCGTAATAGGGGAGTTGCCTGATATGGCGCCGCTGGTCTCGCTCGCCGACGCCACCGGCGTCATCGTATTGGACTGGATCAAGCTCGCCGATGACGGTTCCAGCGATCTGATCGTGCGCCTGTACGAGGCCGCCGGCGGCAATGCCACGGCCACACTGCGCCTTGACTCCGCCCTCATGGGCTCCGACGCTTCCGTGCGGGAGGTGAACATCATGGAGTCGGCGGAATTGGACGCCGAACTGCCGCGCGCGCTTGCCGGCGATGAGCCGGTGCCCGCGGACGGCGCGGTCATCGCACTGGCGCCGTTCCAGCTCGCCACGCTGCGCATTCGCCGGTGA
- a CDS encoding addiction module antidote protein, whose amino-acid sequence MSTEFTDYDTSEYLENEQDIIAYLNAIAEYDDPALMQAALGNVAKARGMTQIAKDAGVGRESLYKSLSKDGNPSFQTIAKVIHALGGRLTIQAA is encoded by the coding sequence ATGAGCACCGAATTCACCGACTACGACACCAGCGAATACCTCGAAAACGAACAGGACATCATCGCCTACCTCAACGCCATAGCCGAATACGACGACCCCGCACTCATGCAGGCCGCGCTCGGCAACGTCGCCAAGGCCCGGGGCATGACCCAAATCGCCAAGGACGCGGGCGTGGGGCGCGAAAGCCTCTACAAGAGCCTCAGCAAGGACGGCAACCCCAGCTTCCAAACCATCGCCAAGGTAATCCACGCCCTCGGCGGACGCCTCACCATCCAAGCCGCCTGA
- the dtd gene encoding D-aminoacyl-tRNA deacylase: MKVVLQRVSEASVDVVNELGTLDPTFEPQQIGPGFMILVGVTDEDGDKQIAWLAHKILNLRVFEDAQGKMNRSIQDIGGEILSISQFTLFADVHKGNRPSFIKAGKPEHADLMWIKFNEALRSGGVPVKEGRFGAHMRVGLVNDGPVTIVIDTEHDMPDGTR; encoded by the coding sequence ATGAAAGTCGTATTGCAACGAGTATCCGAAGCGTCCGTGGACGTGGTCAATGAATTGGGCACGCTGGATCCCACGTTCGAGCCGCAGCAGATTGGCCCGGGATTCATGATTCTGGTGGGCGTCACCGATGAGGACGGCGACAAGCAGATCGCCTGGCTGGCCCATAAGATCCTGAATCTCAGGGTGTTCGAGGATGCGCAGGGCAAGATGAACCGTTCGATTCAGGACATCGGCGGCGAGATTCTCTCCATCTCGCAGTTCACGCTGTTTGCCGACGTGCACAAGGGCAATCGCCCGAGCTTCATCAAGGCCGGCAAGCCCGAGCATGCCGATCTCATGTGGATCAAGTTCAACGAGGCGTTGCGCTCCGGGGGAGTACCGGTGAAGGAAGGTCGTTTCGGCGCGCATATGCGGGTCGGGCTGGTCAATGACGGGCCGGTGACCATCGTCATCGACACCGAGCATGACATGCCTGACGGAACACGCTGA
- a CDS encoding ABC transporter ATP-binding protein, translated as MTDYAVDVRDVSVVIKGKTILSHLDLQVEEGSFHGIIGPNGAGKTTLFNAIQGFRKPTEGTIRVLGQSPYPRNLALLSQIGIQPQQSAFFPKTTLREHLRAVCAIQGAEHSTIDTLIEALNLAKAADTKVEKLSGGERQRLAVATAIVHRPKVLFLDEPTAGLDPEARYSLVSLLQSTNLLEMTTLYTTHYLDEAERLCDTVSIVEQGKILTTSSPSRLVAEADLGSTVILPNALHQADAVATLLGPDAVRVTKDGLEVRSHDTAALFARLAEGGIDTRHAQVHDGRLEDVYLQLTGRDYVA; from the coding sequence TTGACTGACTATGCAGTTGACGTACGCGACGTAAGCGTCGTCATTAAGGGGAAGACGATTCTTTCCCACCTCGACCTCCAGGTGGAAGAAGGTTCGTTCCACGGGATCATCGGTCCAAACGGGGCGGGCAAGACGACGCTCTTTAACGCGATCCAAGGGTTTCGAAAGCCGACGGAAGGAACGATCCGAGTCCTCGGCCAGTCGCCCTATCCGCGCAATCTAGCCCTGCTGTCCCAGATCGGGATCCAGCCCCAGCAGTCGGCGTTCTTCCCGAAGACGACACTCCGCGAGCACCTTCGCGCGGTCTGTGCGATCCAGGGCGCAGAGCACTCCACGATCGACACGCTCATCGAGGCCCTCAACCTCGCGAAGGCGGCTGACACCAAAGTGGAGAAACTCTCCGGGGGCGAGCGCCAGCGACTCGCCGTCGCCACCGCGATTGTGCACCGGCCGAAAGTCCTCTTCCTCGACGAGCCGACGGCAGGTCTCGATCCCGAAGCCAGGTACTCGTTGGTCTCCCTGCTCCAGTCGACCAATCTTCTGGAGATGACCACCCTTTATACGACGCACTACCTCGACGAAGCTGAGCGGCTATGTGACACGGTGTCGATCGTCGAACAGGGCAAGATTCTCACGACGTCGAGCCCGAGCCGCCTCGTCGCCGAGGCCGATCTCGGCTCGACGGTCATTCTCCCCAATGCTCTCCACCAGGCGGATGCGGTGGCGACGCTTCTTGGCCCGGACGCGGTGCGGGTCACCAAAGACGGGCTCGAGGTTCGGTCTCACGACACGGCCGCTCTGTTCGCGCGCCTCGCTGAAGGCGGGATCGATACACGGCACGCCCAAGTCCACGATGGGCGCCTCGAGGACGTCTATCTCCAGCTCACCGGAAGGGATTACGTAGCATGA
- a CDS encoding cell division protein FtsQ/DivIB, whose protein sequence is MSSGHEIDEPEIIDDVTVAKGQAGAFVDARRLRSEDYVAETLHQTTGSLGVVSRPKVVNFTERAKERKRANVRVVALRVLIAVVSVAVVTGLTWLLLFSSVFRLETSEIGVSGANEWVSAQTIHAIADKQAGKSLFLVSTHEVTEQLKSIPGVSEAKVSKQFPKSMSVEVKAQRPAAMLKRGDTLTAVDSQARVLNSVKNANVDGIPVIEVKDIDASLKNRSVKEALTILGALPESMRKSITKVTAETQDSVTTTLNDGDRVIIWGDSSQLKLKLAEVEEIDKNITAGTAGFAGKHQIDVSASQKPIIK, encoded by the coding sequence CAGGCCGGTGCCTTCGTCGATGCACGACGGTTGCGCAGCGAGGATTACGTTGCCGAAACGCTGCACCAGACCACCGGCTCCCTAGGAGTCGTATCACGCCCGAAAGTGGTGAATTTCACCGAACGCGCCAAAGAACGCAAGCGTGCGAACGTACGTGTCGTTGCGTTACGCGTGTTGATTGCTGTCGTCAGCGTGGCTGTAGTGACGGGGCTAACGTGGCTGCTGCTCTTCTCGTCGGTGTTTCGTCTGGAAACCAGCGAGATCGGCGTATCCGGTGCCAACGAATGGGTGAGCGCGCAGACCATCCATGCCATCGCCGATAAGCAGGCTGGAAAGTCGTTGTTCCTGGTCTCCACCCATGAGGTCACAGAGCAACTCAAGTCCATTCCCGGCGTCAGCGAGGCCAAGGTCTCCAAACAGTTCCCCAAGTCGATGAGCGTGGAAGTCAAGGCGCAACGGCCTGCGGCCATGCTGAAAAGAGGCGATACCCTGACCGCGGTGGATTCCCAGGCGCGTGTGTTGAACTCGGTGAAGAACGCCAACGTGGATGGCATTCCGGTGATTGAGGTCAAGGATATAGACGCCAGTCTCAAGAACCGTTCGGTGAAGGAGGCGCTGACGATTCTGGGCGCATTGCCGGAATCGATGCGTAAGTCCATTACCAAGGTCACCGCTGAGACGCAGGATTCGGTGACCACCACGCTTAACGACGGTGACCGCGTAATCATTTGGGGTGACTCCTCGCAACTGAAGCTGAAGCTGGCGGAAGTCGAGGAAATCGACAAGAACATCACCGCTGGCACGGCTGGCTTTGCCGGCAAACATCAGATTGATGTTTCCGCATCCCAGAAGCCCATCATCAAATGA